One Natrinema longum genomic window, TAAGTACGCCCTCTGAGAGAGTCCGTGTATGGATGGCCGTGCTGTCGCTCCCGCAGCCGGAACGGTACTCAACGCGCTCGCGACCGGGACCGGCTCGGCGTTCGCGATCGACCTCGAGACGACGGCGACCGTCGAACTCACCGAAGACGGGGATGTCGTCGGCGAGGTCGCCGGCCAGCCCGAGGCCGACACGACGCTCGTCGAACGCTGTGCGACGATGACGATCGACGACTACGCCGAGCAGGCCGGGCTGGACGAGTCGACCGTCGGCGCTCGTGTCCGGACCGACAGCGAGGTCCCGATGGCGTCCGGGTTGAAGAGTTCCAGCGCCGCGGCCAACGCGACGGTACTCGCGACGCTCGACGCCCTCGCGGTCGCCGATTCGGTCGAGCGAATCGACGCCTGTCGCCTCGGCGTTCGGGCGGCTCGCGACGCCGGCGTGACGGTCACCGGCGCGTTCGACGACGCCAGCGCGAGCATGCTCGGCGGCGTGACGGTAACCGACAACACGGCCGATGCGTTGCTCGCCCGCGAGGAAGTCGACTGGCACGCACTGGTCTACACCCCGCCCGAACAGTCCTACAGCGCCGATGCCGACGTCTCGGCCTGCGAGCGCATCGCGCCGATGGCCCAACTCGTCGAAGAACTCGCACTCGAGGGCCGGTACGGCGAGGCGATGACGGTCAACGGCTTCGCGTTCTCGGCTGCACTCGAGTTCTCGACGGGACCGATGATCGACGCCTTGCCCGATGTCGCCGGCGTCTCGCTGTCCGGAACGGGGCCGAGCTACGTCGCCGTCGGGGAGCGGGAGACGCTCGAGGCGGTCCAACGCCGGTGGGACGAGCGAAAGGGAACGACACGATTACTGGAGACGCGAACGGACGGAACACGAACGACATGACTCGAGAGCCAACGGACACGGTGACCGACGGTGGAATCGACGACGAGGAACGCACGCCCGAGGAGATGGACCTCGACGAACTCCGCGAGGAGATCCGGACGATCGATCAGGAGATCGTCGAGTTGATCGCCCAGCGGACGTACGTCGCGGACACGATCGCGGCGGTCAAAGACGAACAGGGGCTGCCGACGACCGACGAGAAACAGGAACAGCAGGTCATGGAGCGAGCGGGCGACAACGCCGAACAGTTCGACGTGGACGCGAACCTCGTCAAGGCGATCTTCCGGCTGTTGATCGAACTGAACAAGGTCGAGCAGCGAGAAAATAGGTAGCCGAATTCGGGCGCTACAGTGCTTCTATCCCCGGTCGATTAGTCAAATAATCTTCCGGCAGTTGCTCTTTCGTTTCTCGATCGGTGACCGATAACACAGTTTCGTAGTCACCTCGGGCACTGGATCGAAGAGTAACCTTGCGGCGACTGACGAACTATTCGAGGGCATCCGCTCACGAGTCCGTCTATTGGTAGGAATCGCTATCTGGTCGATGTGTCACGGAAATCAGCTTCCTCGAATCCTTCAGTCGATAGGAGTCGCGTGCTGCATACAGAGCATGAGTTTAGCAGACCGACTTCGTTTGTTCCGTGCGATCCGCGCTGAATTGGTCGATCAGTAGACCTGCGTATCGAGCGCGTCGTACCTTCTGGACTCTTTAATACGCAGGTGTCCATAGATACTATCGACAGATATTCTATCTCAGATGGATCTCCTCGAAACAATGGAGCGACGAACGCTTCTTGGACTGGCCGCCAGCGCCGGTGTCGTCGGCGTCCTCGGGACCAAAGCCGGGGGTGCCGACAAGCCCTCCATTCCACCAGCCACGTACCCCGAGGAGCCAGTAGCTTCAATGGGTCAACGGAACAGCCCCGTCGTAGCTACCGACACGACGACGGCGGGACGAAAGACGTACGGTACCGTTCGACAGTCCGCATCGGTTCTCGACCTCGAACCGACCGGTCACTATGCCCTCGTCACCAAGTATCAACTTATCCCAGGATCGAACTATGAGGCGAGGACCGAGTGGAAAACTGCCTCGCTGACAGTCGAACACGGCTGGGATTCGGGTTCGCTCGTCTCTCACTCTGGAGACGTTGTTCCGGCTGACGATGGCAATGCCGACTCGAACCTTTACTTGGGCACCGATCGGTCGACGAGGCGGTACCGGTGGCATCTAACGTTTGACACCGCGACGGGGAACTCCCACATCTTTCGCTTCGCCACTGTCGTGGACCGTGAGGAAGCGCCCGAGACGGGTGATGCTCTCGTCGACGCGATGTTCGGTGCGGGCTTCACGAAGGGATTCCTCAGGGCCTCAGAACGGGACCTTGCGACGGCACGACTCGTACTGCAGGGAACGAACGAGTAGAGCCGAAGCCGCTCACACGAATGCGTTCTCGAGCGGAATACAATCACGCTCGTCAAAGACACACACGTTTAATACCTTCCGAAACATATATACATCGTTTATGAAGAATACGCAGCGCATCGAGACTCCGATAGACGATCGAAACCCGACTGTGACGCGCCGAGGGTTGCTCGCAGCCGGTGGGCTTCTCGCCGTAAGCGGGCTAAGCGGGTGTCTCGATCGGGCTGCGGGCGCGGCGACGAACACCGGGGCCTCACCGGCCGCGTACTGGGACGGCGACGCCACACGCGCGACGTCGGGTACCGAGGCGATCCGCGCGTACGGGGCAGGTCAGACGGACGTCCGGTACGTGCCGGCCACGATTCGGGGCGGTGCCGGCTTCCTCTCCGGCGAGGTCGACCTCGAGGGCTGGAGCACCAGCGCCGCCACGAGCGCACAGGACTACAACTCCTCGCGGTCGAACAAACCGCGCAGCGAGTGGTGGGGCCAGTCCGACGACAGCGACGACGCCAACGACGACAGCCACGCTACGGTACTCGAGGTCGAACGGGAGCTGTTAGGCCACGTCGATTCGGCGCTGGACGCCGTGAGCCGACGATCGAAAGCCGATAGCAGGGAGGCACTCGACGCGTTCATCGACGCCACGACCACGTCGCTCAGGCCCGAACTCGACCGCTGTACCAGCGACGTCTGTTCGGCCGTCCGGGAGAGTTCCGACGGTCGAGTAAAGGGCGTTCGTGCCGCGATGGACGCCGTCGATGCCGAAGACTGGGACGAGGCAGACGGACTGCTCGAGGAGGTTCGGGGCGTCGTCGAGGGAGACATCACGCGGTTGGAGGATGCCCGTGCCAACGACACGCGAAGTAACGGATCGGCGGTCGGGACTCCGGACTGGATCGACGACACGGACGACGACGGCGACGGCATTCCCGACGTCGTCGCGGCGCTGTACGACTACCTCGCCGACGACCCGACCATCGGCGAGCGGTTCACCGTCTGTCTCCCCGACGCCCGTCTGCCGGCCGACCGCGGCGCGCTGGCCGACGAACTCACGCCACGACGGGTGATCGAGTACTTTACCGGCGAGCCAAACGGCGAGCGATGCGAAGCGAACGGACGCGAGGGGGCTGCCAGAATCCACCGAGATATCGCGTGCCGTGACCTCCTGTCGGCAACGCTCGACGAACAGTCCTCCAAGGGCAGCCGGGGCGTCGCTGCGTTCACGACACGCGGTGGCGTCTGCGTCACGGGCGTCCTCCCGGACGCCGACGGTGCCGAAACGATGCTGTACGTCACGGAGGACAGGACGACGCCGAAGCTGTACCAGGGCGTCGCGTACGCGCCCGACTCTCTCGATGAGTGGGGAGAGGAAACGGTGGCAGATGGCGTCGCCGTGACGCCGACGCTGGTCTGTCCCGTGCTGGCGACGCCGGCGGATTGCCCGTGCCCGATGCCCGCGCTGTTCTACGTTCGGCGCTGTAAGCATGACGAGCAGTACCTATTCACCGGCGGGTGGCTGATCGACGACGGCGCACTCTACGAGAACACCATGACCCTCCTGGCCAGCGAGGGCCCGACGGAGGTCGTCGCCGTTTCCGCGGCCGACGTCGACGGCGACGGCTACGGCGACCTCGTCACCGGCCGCCTCTCGCGTCCCCGCAGTCGCTACGGAACGACGATGCTCAGCGGTGGGCACGACCGGGACGCCGACTACCTGCCGGCGGCACTCCGGACCGAGGACGGAGCAGACGGGCTGAACGCGTTGCGAGAAGGCAACGACCGGGTCGTTCGCAAAAAGCCGGGCCGAACACGCGGAGAGCAGGCGGGTGATGACGCTACCGATGACGGCGACGCAGCCGAGATGCTCGTGATGGCGCTGGATGCGCCAGTCGTCCATCTCGCGGCTGCCGAGGCCTCGAACGACGTGAAGTTCAAGGCCGGCGCCGAGCTTTCGAAATCGGTCAACTGAGCGGTCCTTTCCCGAGTTGGACGCCCGGCCGAACGAACTGACCGAGCGAGTACGTCACGCGTTCCGGTCACACGCAATCTACGACACGCGACGTGGAGAGCCCGAGCGGACCGACCTTCCGTGTGACTCACGTCAGGGAGGAATCAGAACCGTTGACGTACTGACTGCGGTCGCCAGTCGACTGTGACGGGAATCGGGACTGGCTTGCAACGACCCAGCGAGATCGGTACGCGGGAGATCGGTGTGTGACGCCTTCGAGAGACGCTACTTCCGTCCGGTCAAGGCGCGAGCCGATTCCCGCCACTGCAGGTCACCGATCGTCCCGAACCGCCGCTCGAGGCGGTCCCAGACGACGATCGTCGACGGAAGCAGGAGGATCGACGTGAGGTAGGCATAGAAGACTCCAAGCGCGAGCAGGAGCCCGAACTCCATGATCAGCGGGATCAAGGCTAGGTACAACACGCCGAGCCCGCAGACGGTCGTGAGCATACTGCCGGTCAGGGCACCGCCGGTTCCACGAACCGTAACCGCGAGCGCATCGTGAACGTCGGCTCCCCGCTCGTACTCGTCGACGAACCGATGCATGAAGTGGACGGTGTAGTCGACGCCGAGCCCGATCGAGACCGACAGAATGGGGGCATTGAACGGGGAGAGCGGAACGTCGAAGAGCCGCATCGACCCCGCCAGCATCGCGACGGTCACGAGGACCGGGACGAGGTTGATCACGCCGTAGATCATCCGTCCCTCGAGCCACCAGTAGGACAGCATCAGGAAGACGGCGGTGAGGATGAACGCGACGATCAGACTCCTGATCGCCGAGTCGCTGATGCGGTCGATGAGGGCCTGGTTGACCACCAGACTGCCCGTCGCCGTCGCGTCCATCTTCATGTCGTCCGCGACCGCTTCGGCGGCGTTCGTCGCCTCCGTCTGGTCCGCGTCGACGTCTACCTGATACACGATTCGGGTCGCGCTTCGGTCGCTCGTGACGTACTGCCGAGCCGCGTCTTCCTCGAGCAGTTCGTCGTAGACCCGGTCGACGTCCCGGTCCGGAAGTCCGTCATCGTTCGAATCGCTCCGCCGGACCGTTGCCGCGAACTCGGGATCGGTCTCCTTGCGTTGCTCCATCGCGCTGATCATGCTATCGGCTTCCGCGCGGCGGTCGGTTTCTTTGAACGCGTCGGGGGGATCCCTGATCGCACGGTCGACGTCCCGAAACGCGGTGTCCGATCTGACGTCCGGATCCTCGACGTAGACGGTGACCGACCCCACGAATCCCTGATCGAAATCCTCCTCGAGGTAGTCGAGGACGGCCATGAACGTGTAATCGCTGGGTGCGAACGGCTCGGGAAGCCGTTCGTACTGGGCGATCCGGTCCTCGTCCGGGAAGAACGCCTCCTGTGAGAACTCCGTATCCACGCCCGTCCCGTAGGCTGCCGCTGCCCCACCGAAGACGAGCGCGCTCACGAGCACGACGGCGGGCGCGATCCGTGCGAGCTTCGCTCCCACGGGAAGGACGTACCCGAGAACCGAGTCCTCGTTTCCGAGCGGTGCAGATCCGAAGTTCGGGATTCGCGTTCCCTCCCGAAGTCGATCCAGCCCGACCTTCCCGGCCGGCAGGAAGACCCCGAAGATGAGGAACGTGAAGATGATACCGACGGCGGCGACGATACCGAAGTCACGCAGCTGGGAGAGCGAACTCGTCAGGTTCGCGGCGAATCCGATGACGGTCGTGATCGTGACGATCAGGAACGCACCGGAAAGCTGGCGCGTCGTGATGCCCATCGCGTCGCCGATCGCCGCTCCCGTCGCTCGTTCCTCGCGATACCGGTTGATGATGTGTATGCCGAAGTCGATTCCGACGGCGAGCAACAGCGGAAACACCGTGACGAGCGAATCCGAGAACGGGATCCCCGCATACCCCATGAACCCGAACGTCCAGACCAGCGTCATCACCAGCGCCAGCAACCCAAGCGAGAGGTCGATCGGGTCGCGATAGGCGACGAGCAGGAAGAACATGATCAAGACGAGCGCCGCCGGGAACACGACGATCGCGGTGTCTCCGAGCAACTGCACCGTCTCTTCCTGGATGAGCGCGTTGCCGAAGACCTCGACGTTCTCGCCCGTCTCGTAGCCATCGATCTCGCCGGCCAGTTCGGCCGTTCGCGTCTGTAGTGCGGCCTTGTCGGTATCGTCCGCGTTCGGCGGCGTATCGTAGGTGACGGCGATCTGAGCGACGTCCGCCTGTGCCGACTCACGAGTAAAGTCCGTGCTTACCGGCAGCCCCATACTCTCGTCGGCATCTGCGATCGCCGCCTCCAGTTCTCCTTGGGAGGCCCGCTCGATGGCGCGTCGTTGCGTTTCGGCCGTGTCGGCCTCCGGATCGAGTTGCTGTGCGACGAGCGAGGCCGGACTCGTCGAGGAGACGACCCGGAGCCCGTCTTCGTTTTCCGCACGCTCCTGAAACTCGAGCATCCGAAGGAGACTCGGCTTCGAGAGGGTGTTGTGCTCGTCAGTGATAAACAGGTTCGCGGTCGATCCGCCGTCGTCACGATCCCCGCGTTCGAAGTCGTCCTGCATGTCCTCGAGGGCTTCCTGTTCCTCTAGACCCTCGGTGAACTGGTCGGTTCCGGCCTCTTGCTCGCCACCGCCACCGATGCCACCGATGAACAGGCCGGTCACCACGACGAACGCGAGGACGATCCGCCAGGGGTGGTCGGTGATCAACGCGTTGACTCGATCGGCGAGATCGAGATCGTCCCCGCTCGAACCGCTACCTTCAGGGCGTTTCTCGAGGTCCCTCATCCGTTAGCTCCGTCGCAACCAGAGGCCGACGCCGAGTCCGGTGACGGCGAGTGCACCCAGGATTCCGACGATGGTCGACGGGAACCCGCCCCCGTCGTCCTCCCCGGGCTCGACCTCGATGGGATGCTGGTAGACGTCCGAGAGGACCGTCTCCCCGCGCTCGGTGTCGTACTCGAAGTCGAGTTCGACGGGGTGGGTCTCGACGCGTGCACCGTCCCCTGCCGAGACTTCGAACGGAAGCTCCGCCGACTCGCCGGGCTCGAGTTCGTCGACGAACGCCTCGTCGTCGGGGGCGTCGAGATCACCCTCGGTGTAGAGTCTGGCGTCGATGTTCGACAGCGTCTCCGCGCGCTCGTTCGTGATCTCGAGCACGAGATCGCTGGTTTCGCCTTGACGGACGGAGACGCCGTCGTCGCTGATCGAGAACTCGTCGGTGCGCTCGTCGACGACGACTCGCTCGGAGATCGGACCGTCTTGGAGCGTCGTATCGCCGCTCCCGGTGTATTCGACGGTAAACCGAAGCTGTCGTGCACCTGCATCGGCGTCTCCGCTGACGTCGGTCGGATACCGGAACGTCGCGGCTTCACCCGATTTCAGTTCGGGCAGCGCGTAGCGGGTATCCTCGACGAACAGCGAATCGCTCATCGGCTCGACGATCAGCACTGCGTCGTCGACGGGTCGTGGCCCGTCGTTGACGACTTCGCCGGTCACCTCTCCCTCGTAGCCGACCGAGAGGGTGTCCTCGAGCGTTCGAATCGAGAACGACTGCTCGTCCGCGGGCGTAAACGTCGATCGCGTGGGGGTCGACATCCGTTCGATTCCCGACCCGTCTTCGTACGTGAACGTCGCCTCGATCGACTTGGCCGTCTCACTCGTCGAGTCGGCGATCGCCGCCTCGACCGTCGTCGTCGTCGACTCGTTGGGTGCGAGATCGCCGATGGCGTTCTCGCTCGCCCCGCCATCGATCGTGACGCCACCGGACCCGGTCACGGAGACGCGGGTTTCGTTCGCGGGTTCCGTTCCCGTGTTTTCGATCTCGAGCGTCATATCGCCGTTTTCGCCGGGCGCGACGTCGGTCTCGACGTTCGAGATCGAAAACCGCGGTTCGTCGGGAACGACGATGTCTAGCTCGAGCGTTTCCGTCGTCGTGAATCGCTGTTGGGACTCCGACACGCGGTTCGTGTAGGCGTACCTGACTTTAACGTCGACTTCGTATTTGCCGGGCTCGACATCCTCGGGAACCTCGAGTTCGAGCGGCGCAGTCGCGATCGTCCCGTCCTGGATCGGACCGACGGCGACCTCGCCGGAGCCGGATTCGAAGGGACCGGCGTCCTCAATCTCGGCGGTGACGCCGCGGGCCGTCAGGACCCGATCGGCCTGTGAGCCGGTTTTGAGGTCTCCGTCGTTTTTGATTTGGACGTCGAGGGTAGTCTCGGTACCCGGCGTCACTTCGGGGTTCGAGTTGACGACCTCGAGTTCCGGTTCACCGCGGGTCAAATCGTTGCCGGACTGCTGTGGTGCCTGTTGTGCCAGCGTTGCGGTCGCGCCAAGCGGGGCGAGGAATCCGACGACGGTGATCGCAGCGAGGGCCAGGGCGAGACGCCGACGGCGGCTCACGGGAACCACCTAGTGGGTGTTTCGCGAGCGGGTGACGCGTCGCGCGGCGACGTCGTCGCCCCCGATACATGTTCGGCGGTGTTACTTTCGCTCATTGTCAGATGTCCGGGAGGGGCGGGCTATAACTCTTTTGAATGAACGTTCAATCAAACCGGTTATGGTGTCCGACGCTGTGCTGTCACTAGATGCAACCCTTCGATCGGGTCGCGGCGTCGAGACTCGCCCGGGGACGGGCGGGCGGACCGGCGCGGTTCAGAGGTGGCCCACCGTGACGATCGACGTGTTCGACGACCCGGCGGATACCCGCGAAGAGATCCTGGCAGCGACCTATCACAGCCTCAGGGACCACGGTTACGCCGGGCTGACGATACAGACGATCGGCGAGAAACTCGACCGGAGCCCGTCGCTGATCTACCACCACTACGAGGACAAGGACGCGCTGGTACTCGCGTGCCTAGAATACCTCCTCGAGTACTTCCAGGACGAACTCGGGCAGGGCAGCGTCGACGAGCCGCGGGCGCGACTCGAGGAACTCCTCGAGTGGTGGTTCGCGATGGACCAAGAGGAGGAGTGGGGCGCGTTCGTAACGACGATTCTCGAACTCCGAAGCCAGGCGGTCCACGACCCGGCCTATCGGGAGCACTTCACCCGGAGCGATCGGCTGTTCAGCGAGTCGATCACGGCGGTGCTCCAGGCGGGTATCGACGACGGGGCCTTCCGCGAGTGCGATCCCGAGGCCGTCGCCGAGACGCTCCAGACGACGGTTCTCGGGACGGTGTTGCGCCGCTCGAGTACGGAGGGCGACGACTGGCTCGGAGGGGTTCACGACGAACTAAACAATTATCTTCGGACGCGCGTGTACGCGACCGAAAACGATTCTGTCAGAGAGTAATCGACTCGTCCGGATTTCGACGCGCTAGCGTTCGCTAACTCACACGAGGGGCGACGAGCCTACGGTTGAGAGGAAAATGGAATTCACGGATTGATGACTATCAGTATATACTATACGTCGCTCGTGAACTGTCGGCACGAGAGAGATGAGTACGGAACGGACGCGAACCACGAGCGGACTCGACCGGCGGTCGTATCTGAAACTGGCAGGGATAGCGGTTCCAGCTGCCATCTCGCCGATGTCTGTAGCAGGCGCGTCGGACGACGGGGCGTACGAAGTCATCGATGCTCGCGGTCAGACGATATGGATCGACGACGGCGAGACGTTCGCGAACAAACTGATCGATTACACGACCGGTGAAGGCTGTACGATCGACGCCAGGGACTCGACCAACTGGACGATCAGAAACATCGGATTCAGAGGGCGAAAGCGCGCTTCCAGAACCGTGTTCGGTCTCTCCGATACCGGCAACGGAACGAGCACCGTCGAAAACGTCTATCTCGGCGACGGATCGGACGCTGTCGGTGACTCACCGCACGGCCCCGGGGGCATCTTCGTCGGCCCGGAGCACAACGGAACCATCGAGTTCAGGAACGTCAACGTCCAGGAGTTCCCCAACAACGGCATCTACGCCTCCGCCCCGGCGACGGACGGCGACGGATCGATTCACATCGACGGCTGTTACGCGGCGAACTGTGGAATCTCCCACTATCGCGTCGGCGGCGACGACGATATCATCACCAACTCGAGCGTCGAACTCACCGAACGCGGGTACGACGGCCGCGGCGTCTGGGCGTGGGCACCCGGACCGGTATCCGTAGCCGACTGCGAGTTCGCGATGAACGGTCGCCACTACTCGTTCGTTGTCGGCGCGAACGACGACGCGAGTCACCTTCGAATCTCGGACACCGAGTGGGATGACGAATTTCACGGCGGGTGGGATATCCGCTCGGGAGGGGCGATCACGTTCAGTGAGTACAGCGGTAATAATCCACATGCAGCCGTTCCTGACGGGTGCCCGGCGTCGATCGCTGACGCCTTTCCGACTGCTGTCGGCGATATCTTTATGGACGATCAAGAGTCGACTGGCGAGTCAGTTACCGTCGGAGTAGCGTTTTATAATGCGGCCGACACCGTGATCACCATCGAAACCGAATCCGGCGACGTGGTTGGCCACAGTGACGTGGTCCCAGCCGGCGACACAGTCGAAGACCTGTCGGTATCGCTCGAGTCGCCACTCGAGGAGAGCCAAGCAGTAACAGGGCGTCTACAGTACGCTCGCGGGGAGGATCAGTTCGGTGCTACTGTCGACGTTGACGGCGAATCCGTCACCGATACCGCCGACGTGACGATAACTAACGAGGACAGCGATACGGCCGATATCAGACAGTACGACACGAACGATAGTGGCCGGATCGAATTCACCGAGGCCCTCCGGGCAGTAGCGGAGTACAATACCAACCGGATCGATTTTCAGGGAGTACTAGCCGTTATTGACGCCTACAACACAGGGAAAACCGTTTGAGCAGCGTCTCGATCGAAATCGAGCGCTTCAAACGGACTGTACTGGTCCGCTCAAACAGTAATCAGATCCGTATCTCTTCGACGATAGACTGAACGTCGACACTTCTCCAGGAACGACGACCGATTCGACCGCCGTTTTCGTCCAGCGATACCGAGACCGAGTAGCATTTCCCTTCGGTTACGTTATCGTTGTAACCTATGATAGTCATGGTAAGGCATAAGACAAGTTGATAAGCGGCGAGTCGATAGCTTCCGGTGGCGGGGACGGATGGGATCTCACCCTGCTCACCCACACTCGATCGATCCCGCCCTGTGGGTAGGGGTACCAGGGTGTGTATCACCAACCATCCGACTTTCGGTGCAGCCAACCGTCGTTTCTTGTCATCGGAGTAATTGTGTCTCCGCGGCACAATTACTGCTTCCTGAACTCCGCGTTCTTACGTATGGTACGTGGGTGCACGACACTCGCCTGGAGGGATCTCCGCTCGAGCGGTGGGGATCGCGGTCGTAATACCGTCTTACCGTACTCTACTAACTCTTTTTCAGTAGTCATAATGGTGATACCGACAGTCTCGATAATTACACAATCCGGAACAGACCTCTAAATAAGTATTTCCTACCGAATTCGTGACATAGGTCTGGTCCGGGTATCGATTTCGGCCAAGTAGCGGGTTGAACGGTTTGATACGGGTATAATCGGAGATATTATCCGTGGCATAATAAGAGACACACGACTGTTCCTGTATGTCATAGAGTATACTCATCTGTCGTGACGTACAACAAAGTATTTAAGACACGCCTATGAAATATCGTCCGTACCCCTACCCATGGTCATGCAAGCTAGTAGGATCGGACGGCGTCTTTCGGACCGCACTCAACGTTCGATTACCCGGACTCACGATCGGAACGCAAGCGTGGCCACTCAGGAGAAGCAACCCAACTAACATAACATATGACAAGAAACGACAAACCAACCTATCGCGAGAAGGGACGTGCAGTGTTCCTGACCGTGATGATGGTACTGTCCGTTGTCGCCATGTCCGCAGCGTTTGCGGGCGGGGCGGCGGCGGCAGCGACCGCGGTTAATTCGGACGATACAGCCTCAGGCGAATCGGATATTACGGTCACTCACGACGCGAGTGACTCGAACGTAGCATACGTGGT contains:
- a CDS encoding FG-GAP repeat protein, which codes for MKNTQRIETPIDDRNPTVTRRGLLAAGGLLAVSGLSGCLDRAAGAATNTGASPAAYWDGDATRATSGTEAIRAYGAGQTDVRYVPATIRGGAGFLSGEVDLEGWSTSAATSAQDYNSSRSNKPRSEWWGQSDDSDDANDDSHATVLEVERELLGHVDSALDAVSRRSKADSREALDAFIDATTTSLRPELDRCTSDVCSAVRESSDGRVKGVRAAMDAVDAEDWDEADGLLEEVRGVVEGDITRLEDARANDTRSNGSAVGTPDWIDDTDDDGDGIPDVVAALYDYLADDPTIGERFTVCLPDARLPADRGALADELTPRRVIEYFTGEPNGERCEANGREGAARIHRDIACRDLLSATLDEQSSKGSRGVAAFTTRGGVCVTGVLPDADGAETMLYVTEDRTTPKLYQGVAYAPDSLDEWGEETVADGVAVTPTLVCPVLATPADCPCPMPALFYVRRCKHDEQYLFTGGWLIDDGALYENTMTLLASEGPTEVVAVSAADVDGDGYGDLVTGRLSRPRSRYGTTMLSGGHDRDADYLPAALRTEDGADGLNALREGNDRVVRKKPGRTRGEQAGDDATDDGDAAEMLVMALDAPVVHLAAAEASNDVKFKAGAELSKSVN
- a CDS encoding chorismate mutase, whose translation is MTREPTDTVTDGGIDDEERTPEEMDLDELREEIRTIDQEIVELIAQRTYVADTIAAVKDEQGLPTTDEKQEQQVMERAGDNAEQFDVDANLVKAIFRLLIELNKVEQRENR
- a CDS encoding COG1361 S-layer family protein, which gives rise to MSRRRRLALALAAITVVGFLAPLGATATLAQQAPQQSGNDLTRGEPELEVVNSNPEVTPGTETTLDVQIKNDGDLKTGSQADRVLTARGVTAEIEDAGPFESGSGEVAVGPIQDGTIATAPLELEVPEDVEPGKYEVDVKVRYAYTNRVSESQQRFTTTETLELDIVVPDEPRFSISNVETDVAPGENGDMTLEIENTGTEPANETRVSVTGSGGVTIDGGASENAIGDLAPNESTTTTVEAAIADSTSETAKSIEATFTYEDGSGIERMSTPTRSTFTPADEQSFSIRTLEDTLSVGYEGEVTGEVVNDGPRPVDDAVLIVEPMSDSLFVEDTRYALPELKSGEAATFRYPTDVSGDADAGARQLRFTVEYTGSGDTTLQDGPISERVVVDERTDEFSISDDGVSVRQGETSDLVLEITNERAETLSNIDARLYTEGDLDAPDDEAFVDELEPGESAELPFEVSAGDGARVETHPVELDFEYDTERGETVLSDVYQHPIEVEPGEDDGGGFPSTIVGILGALAVTGLGVGLWLRRS
- a CDS encoding shikimate kinase produces the protein MDGRAVAPAAGTVLNALATGTGSAFAIDLETTATVELTEDGDVVGEVAGQPEADTTLVERCATMTIDDYAEQAGLDESTVGARVRTDSEVPMASGLKSSSAAANATVLATLDALAVADSVERIDACRLGVRAARDAGVTVTGAFDDASASMLGGVTVTDNTADALLAREEVDWHALVYTPPEQSYSADADVSACERIAPMAQLVEELALEGRYGEAMTVNGFAFSAALEFSTGPMIDALPDVAGVSLSGTGPSYVAVGERETLEAVQRRWDERKGTTRLLETRTDGTRTT
- a CDS encoding efflux RND transporter permease subunit — translated: MRDLEKRPEGSGSSGDDLDLADRVNALITDHPWRIVLAFVVVTGLFIGGIGGGGEQEAGTDQFTEGLEEQEALEDMQDDFERGDRDDGGSTANLFITDEHNTLSKPSLLRMLEFQERAENEDGLRVVSSTSPASLVAQQLDPEADTAETQRRAIERASQGELEAAIADADESMGLPVSTDFTRESAQADVAQIAVTYDTPPNADDTDKAALQTRTAELAGEIDGYETGENVEVFGNALIQEETVQLLGDTAIVVFPAALVLIMFFLLVAYRDPIDLSLGLLALVMTLVWTFGFMGYAGIPFSDSLVTVFPLLLAVGIDFGIHIINRYREERATGAAIGDAMGITTRQLSGAFLIVTITTVIGFAANLTSSLSQLRDFGIVAAVGIIFTFLIFGVFLPAGKVGLDRLREGTRIPNFGSAPLGNEDSVLGYVLPVGAKLARIAPAVVLVSALVFGGAAAAYGTGVDTEFSQEAFFPDEDRIAQYERLPEPFAPSDYTFMAVLDYLEEDFDQGFVGSVTVYVEDPDVRSDTAFRDVDRAIRDPPDAFKETDRRAEADSMISAMEQRKETDPEFAATVRRSDSNDDGLPDRDVDRVYDELLEEDAARQYVTSDRSATRIVYQVDVDADQTEATNAAEAVADDMKMDATATGSLVVNQALIDRISDSAIRSLIVAFILTAVFLMLSYWWLEGRMIYGVINLVPVLVTVAMLAGSMRLFDVPLSPFNAPILSVSIGLGVDYTVHFMHRFVDEYERGADVHDALAVTVRGTGGALTGSMLTTVCGLGVLYLALIPLIMEFGLLLALGVFYAYLTSILLLPSTIVVWDRLERRFGTIGDLQWRESARALTGRK
- a CDS encoding TetR/AcrR family transcriptional regulator translates to MTIDVFDDPADTREEILAATYHSLRDHGYAGLTIQTIGEKLDRSPSLIYHHYEDKDALVLACLEYLLEYFQDELGQGSVDEPRARLEELLEWWFAMDQEEEWGAFVTTILELRSQAVHDPAYREHFTRSDRLFSESITAVLQAGIDDGAFRECDPEAVAETLQTTVLGTVLRRSSTEGDDWLGGVHDELNNYLRTRVYATENDSVRE